The following are encoded together in the Actinoplanes sp. N902-109 genome:
- a CDS encoding DUF3349 domain-containing protein, whose translation MSEPRSSFLTRAVEWLRAGYPTGVPRQDYVALLGVLRRKLTEDEVRKIAIDLAARSNGGGPGAGSEPITPADIEAMISTSMLQEASPEDIVRVSAHLAAGGWPLADPPPD comes from the coding sequence ATGAGCGAGCCCCGGTCCAGTTTCCTGACACGCGCGGTCGAATGGCTGCGCGCGGGTTATCCCACCGGCGTGCCGCGGCAGGACTACGTGGCCCTGCTCGGCGTGCTACGACGCAAGCTGACCGAGGACGAGGTCCGTAAGATCGCCATCGACCTCGCCGCCCGGTCGAACGGCGGCGGGCCGGGCGCGGGCAGCGAGCCGATCACCCCCGCGGACATCGAGGCGATGATCAGTACGTCGATGCTGCAGGAGGCGAGCCCGGAGGACATCGTCCGGGTCTCCGCCCACCTGGCCGCCGGCGGCTGGCCGCTCGCGGACCCGCCCCCGGACTGA
- a CDS encoding inorganic phosphate transporter — MTETSVILALVIVTALGFDFTNGFHDTANAMATSIATKALRPKVAVALSGILNLVGAFLSVEVALTVSNAVVKIQDKSGAPKPELLADGGKALLLIVLAGLIGGIVWNLLTWLLGLPSSSSHALFGGLIGATIAGLGRAGVNWNGDGSKLDGVVGKVILPALMSPVIAGVVAAAGTWLIYRITAGVAKRFTDNGFRWGQIGSASLVSLAHGTNDAQKTMGVITLALIAAGDWDDTTSIPFWVKAACALAIALGTYLGGWRVIRTLGKGLVEIAPPQGMAAESASAAVILASSHLGFALSTTHVATGSILGSGVGKPGAQVRWRVAGRMVLAWLITLPSAAVVGALMWWAGHLLGGGLAGSLAVFVILLAASAFMYLRSRRAPIDHDNVNDDWDEARTDERVPAGAAH, encoded by the coding sequence GTGACAGAGACTTCCGTCATCCTCGCCCTCGTGATCGTGACCGCGCTCGGGTTCGACTTCACGAACGGGTTCCATGACACCGCCAATGCGATGGCCACGTCCATCGCGACCAAGGCGCTCAGGCCGAAGGTCGCCGTTGCCCTTTCCGGCATCCTCAACCTCGTCGGTGCGTTCCTCTCCGTCGAGGTCGCTCTCACTGTCAGCAATGCCGTTGTGAAGATCCAGGACAAGAGCGGTGCCCCGAAACCGGAGCTGCTTGCCGACGGCGGCAAGGCGCTGCTGCTGATCGTGCTGGCCGGGCTGATCGGCGGGATCGTCTGGAACCTGCTGACCTGGCTGCTCGGGTTGCCCTCCAGCTCGTCGCACGCGCTGTTCGGCGGGCTGATCGGAGCGACGATCGCCGGGCTGGGCCGGGCCGGGGTCAACTGGAACGGGGACGGCAGCAAGCTCGACGGGGTCGTCGGCAAGGTGATCCTGCCTGCGCTGATGTCGCCGGTGATCGCCGGGGTGGTCGCCGCGGCCGGCACCTGGCTGATCTACCGGATCACGGCCGGGGTGGCGAAGCGCTTCACCGACAACGGGTTCCGCTGGGGACAGATCGGCAGCGCCTCGCTCGTCTCGCTCGCGCACGGCACCAACGACGCGCAGAAGACCATGGGCGTCATCACGCTCGCGCTGATCGCGGCCGGGGACTGGGACGACACCACGAGCATCCCGTTCTGGGTCAAGGCCGCGTGTGCGCTGGCCATCGCGCTGGGGACGTACCTGGGCGGGTGGCGGGTCATCCGTACCCTCGGCAAGGGTCTGGTCGAGATCGCGCCGCCGCAGGGGATGGCGGCCGAATCCGCCTCGGCCGCGGTCATCCTGGCCTCCAGCCACCTCGGCTTCGCGCTGAGCACCACGCACGTCGCCACCGGGTCGATCCTCGGCTCGGGTGTCGGCAAGCCGGGCGCGCAGGTGCGCTGGCGGGTCGCCGGGCGGATGGTTCTCGCGTGGTTGATCACGCTGCCCTCGGCGGCGGTGGTGGGTGCGCTGATGTGGTGGGCCGGGCACCTGCTCGGCGGCGGGCTGGCCGGTTCGCTGGCGGTGTTCGTGATCCTGCTGGCCGCCTCGGCCTTCATGTACCTGCGGTCGCGGCGCGCGCCGATCGACCACGACAACGTCAACGACGACTGGGACGAGGCGCGCACCGACGAGCGCGTCCCGGCCGGCGCGGCACACTGA
- a CDS encoding aspartate aminotransferase family protein, which translates to MNELLARHQAVLPSWVTTYYGADAIELVSGSGRRVTDSTGKTYLDFFGGVLTTMLGHDVAEVREAVEKQLATGIVHSSTLYLIRHQVELAEKITRLAGIPDARVFFANSGTEANEAALLFATNHRRSNQILAIRNSYHGRSFAAMAVTGHRSWSASGLSPLQVSWLHSGDRLRGRLAGLADDAFVEAAVDDLREVLATTTAGDVAALIAEPIQGVGGFVHGPDGLLGALKKELDNHGILLIADEVQTGWGRTGEHFWGYQAHDVQPDLITFAKGIGNGFALAGVVGRADLVNAVPATSFSTFGGNPVATAAGNAVLDYVLDHDLQANAKRTGDILLTGLRPLAATSPIVAEVRGRGLMIALEFCRPHTTDPDPAGTLRVSDECRRRGLLVGKGGLYGNVLRMGPPLTLTEDEAREGLAILTDAIHAVERD; encoded by the coding sequence ATGAACGAACTGCTGGCCAGGCACCAGGCCGTGCTGCCGTCCTGGGTGACCACCTACTACGGCGCCGACGCCATCGAGCTGGTGTCCGGCTCCGGACGCCGGGTCACCGACAGCACCGGCAAGACCTATCTCGACTTCTTCGGCGGCGTGCTGACCACCATGCTCGGCCACGACGTCGCCGAGGTGCGCGAGGCGGTGGAGAAGCAGCTCGCCACCGGCATCGTGCACAGCTCGACCCTGTACCTGATCCGCCACCAGGTCGAACTCGCCGAGAAGATCACCCGGCTCGCCGGCATCCCGGACGCGCGGGTGTTCTTCGCCAACTCCGGCACCGAGGCCAACGAGGCGGCGCTGCTGTTCGCCACCAACCACCGCCGCTCCAACCAGATCCTGGCGATCCGCAACAGCTACCACGGGCGCTCGTTCGCCGCGATGGCGGTCACCGGGCACCGCAGCTGGTCGGCCAGCGGCCTGAGCCCGCTCCAGGTGAGCTGGCTGCACTCCGGCGACCGGCTGCGCGGCCGGCTGGCCGGCCTGGCCGACGACGCCTTCGTCGAGGCCGCCGTCGACGACCTGCGCGAGGTCCTGGCCACCACCACCGCCGGTGACGTCGCCGCCCTGATCGCCGAGCCGATCCAGGGGGTGGGCGGCTTCGTGCACGGCCCGGACGGCCTGCTCGGCGCGCTCAAGAAGGAGCTGGACAACCACGGCATCCTGCTGATCGCCGACGAGGTGCAGACCGGCTGGGGCCGCACCGGCGAGCACTTCTGGGGCTACCAGGCCCACGACGTGCAGCCCGACCTGATCACCTTTGCCAAGGGCATCGGCAACGGCTTCGCCCTGGCCGGCGTCGTCGGCCGCGCCGACCTGGTCAACGCCGTCCCGGCGACCAGCTTCTCCACGTTCGGCGGCAACCCGGTCGCCACCGCTGCGGGCAACGCCGTGCTCGACTACGTGCTCGACCACGACCTCCAGGCCAACGCGAAACGCACCGGCGACATCCTGCTCACCGGCCTGCGCCCGCTGGCGGCGACCTCGCCGATCGTGGCCGAGGTGCGCGGCCGGGGCCTCATGATCGCCCTGGAGTTCTGCCGCCCGCACACCACCGACCCCGACCCGGCCGGCACGCTGCGGGTCTCGGACGAGTGCCGGCGGCGCGGCCTGCTGGTCGGCAAGGGCGGTCTGTACGGCAACGTGCTGCGGATGGGCCCGCCGCTCACCCTCACCGAGGACGAGGCCCGCGAAGGCCTCGCCATCCTCACCGACGCTATCCACGCCGTGGAGCGGGACTGA
- a CDS encoding PLP-dependent aminotransferase family protein, producing MLGVISAAVQDRSARGIASAVSRLVTTGGLPVGTRLPTVRAVARALGVSPTTVSEAWSSLARAGAIETRGRSGSYVAARRSSLRYAQLASTVEVVERDFSTGVPDHDLLPALADSLKRVGDTRLTHSYLEAAVLPPLETVLRSRWPFTPAQLTVVDGAMDALDRVSSALIRLGDRVLVENPAFPPVLDLLDALGATVAGVPLDEHGMNPDALAAALREHDPVAVFLQPRAHNPTGVSLTPGRVAELADVLAAYPDVLIVEDDHAGDIATAAPVSLGTRLPGRTVHIAGFSKSHGPDLRLAAVGGPARAVTAVTDRRLLGPGWSSRLLQAVLLDLLLSPDATAQVAAAREVYAQRRTAMVTALAARGVTATADDGINLWMTVADQQRAMLELAGHGIAVAPGAPFEVSPLGSAHVRITAGLIRDDSDDLAGIFASAARAGARGNGPSPTFGGPR from the coding sequence TTGCTGGGGGTCATCAGCGCTGCCGTCCAGGACCGCAGCGCGCGCGGCATCGCGTCCGCTGTCAGCCGGCTGGTCACCACCGGTGGCCTGCCCGTCGGCACGCGGCTGCCGACCGTGCGCGCCGTCGCCCGGGCGCTCGGGGTGAGCCCGACAACGGTCAGCGAGGCGTGGAGCAGCCTTGCGCGGGCCGGCGCTATCGAGACGCGCGGCCGCTCCGGCTCGTACGTCGCGGCCCGCCGCTCGTCGCTGCGGTACGCCCAGCTGGCGTCCACGGTCGAGGTGGTCGAGCGGGACTTCTCCACCGGCGTACCGGACCACGACCTGCTGCCCGCGCTGGCCGACTCGCTCAAGCGGGTCGGCGACACCCGGCTGACCCACAGTTATCTCGAGGCGGCGGTGCTGCCCCCGCTGGAGACAGTGCTGCGCAGCCGCTGGCCGTTCACCCCGGCGCAGCTGACCGTCGTGGACGGTGCGATGGACGCGCTCGACCGGGTCAGCTCCGCACTGATCCGGCTGGGTGACCGGGTGCTGGTGGAGAACCCCGCGTTCCCGCCGGTGCTGGACCTGCTCGACGCGCTCGGCGCCACCGTGGCCGGGGTGCCGCTCGACGAGCACGGGATGAACCCGGACGCGCTGGCCGCCGCCCTGCGCGAGCACGACCCGGTGGCGGTGTTCCTGCAGCCCCGGGCGCACAACCCGACCGGGGTGAGCCTGACCCCGGGGCGGGTGGCCGAGCTCGCCGACGTGCTCGCCGCCTATCCCGACGTGCTGATCGTCGAGGACGACCACGCCGGTGACATCGCCACCGCAGCGCCGGTCAGCCTGGGCACCCGGCTGCCCGGGCGCACCGTGCACATCGCCGGCTTTTCCAAGAGCCACGGGCCCGACCTGCGGCTCGCCGCGGTGGGCGGCCCGGCCCGGGCGGTCACCGCGGTCACCGACCGGCGGCTGCTCGGTCCCGGCTGGTCCAGCCGGCTGCTCCAGGCGGTGCTGCTCGACCTGCTGCTCTCGCCGGACGCGACCGCGCAGGTGGCGGCGGCCCGCGAGGTGTACGCCCAGCGCCGCACCGCCATGGTGACCGCGCTGGCCGCCCGCGGTGTCACCGCGACCGCAGACGACGGCATCAACCTCTGGATGACCGTGGCCGACCAGCAGCGGGCCATGCTCGAACTGGCCGGCCACGGCATCGCGGTGGCCCCGGGCGCACCCTTCGAGGTAAGCCCGCTGGGCAGCGCGCACGTGCGGATCACCGCCGGCCTGATCCGCGACGACAGCGACGACCTGGCCGGCATCTTCGCCTCCGCGGCCCGGGCCGGTGCTCGTGGCAACGGCCCTTCCCCAACCTTTGGAGGACCCCGATGA
- a CDS encoding nitrilase-related carbon-nitrogen hydrolase, with protein sequence MSTVVRAALVQTTWTGGKETMIKAHEDYAREAAAQGVQVICFQELFYGPYFCQVQDAAYYEYAESIPGPTTERFQALAAELGMVMILPMYEQEQPGVLYNTAAVVDADGRYLGKYRKNHIPQVKGFWEKFYFRPGNLGYPVFDTAVGKVGVYICYDRHFPEGWRALGLNGAQIVFNPSATSRGLSSYLWQLEQPASAVANEYFIGAINRVGIEPLGDDDFYGQSYFVDPEGKFVGDVGDTHAAELIVRDLDLSLLPTVRDRWQFYRDRRPDSYGELVQP encoded by the coding sequence ATGAGCACTGTCGTCCGAGCCGCCCTCGTCCAGACCACCTGGACGGGCGGCAAAGAAACGATGATCAAGGCACACGAGGACTACGCCCGCGAGGCCGCCGCCCAGGGCGTGCAGGTCATCTGCTTCCAGGAACTGTTCTACGGGCCCTACTTCTGCCAGGTCCAGGACGCCGCGTACTACGAGTACGCCGAGTCGATCCCCGGTCCGACCACGGAGCGCTTCCAGGCCCTGGCGGCCGAGTTGGGCATGGTGATGATCCTGCCGATGTACGAGCAGGAGCAGCCGGGCGTCCTCTACAACACCGCCGCCGTGGTCGACGCCGACGGCCGCTACCTCGGCAAGTACCGCAAGAACCACATCCCCCAGGTCAAGGGGTTCTGGGAGAAGTTCTACTTCCGGCCGGGCAACCTGGGCTACCCGGTCTTCGACACCGCGGTCGGCAAGGTCGGCGTCTACATCTGCTACGACCGGCACTTCCCGGAGGGCTGGCGGGCGCTGGGCCTGAACGGCGCGCAGATCGTGTTCAACCCGTCGGCCACCAGCCGCGGCCTGTCGAGCTATCTGTGGCAGCTGGAGCAGCCGGCCAGCGCGGTGGCCAACGAGTACTTCATCGGCGCGATCAACCGGGTGGGCATCGAGCCGCTGGGCGACGACGATTTCTACGGCCAGTCGTACTTCGTGGACCCCGAGGGCAAGTTCGTCGGCGACGTCGGGGACACGCACGCGGCCGAGCTCATCGTGCGCGACCTCGATCTGTCGCTGCTGCCGACCGTACGGGACCGGTGGCAGTTCTATCGCGACCGCCGCCCCGACTCGTACGGGGAGCTGGTGCAGCCATGA